In a single window of the Elaeis guineensis isolate ETL-2024a chromosome 8, EG11, whole genome shotgun sequence genome:
- the LOC105049490 gene encoding LOW QUALITY PROTEIN: L-type lectin-domain containing receptor kinase IX.1-like (The sequence of the model RefSeq protein was modified relative to this genomic sequence to represent the inferred CDS: inserted 1 base in 1 codon), producing MALSNSRTLLPTLQILVFLFQFSFILIPLASPLSFNFSGSSLDKPNLRYQADAFFDGTVIQLTKNQADSSPSSLQRSVGRVTYPDPVLFHDNTSVINFSTCFSFKMGDFSSSASADGLAFFLSPYPSEIPENSYGGTLGLFSTFGANKTRNNTIVAIEFDSFKNVEYDDSSSNHVGIDVHTIFSVAHVDLQASIRQHVFDACVCYTASTKNLSVSLRNTSDATRYWSISHVVDLREVLPDKGVIGFSAATGNKIESHRIRSWNFSSTDLDQTNLSHSNYKALASAIGAGVVACGFGFVCVFRYRQCKKGSSATEQVVEMTIDSLINDAFERSGXPRRIPYSVLVTATKNFTEEGKLGEGGFGGVYKGALRGSNLEVAVKRISRGSKQGTKEYLSEVTIISRLRHRNLVQLVGYCHEKNDLLLVYEYMPNQSLDYHLRHKENLLAWPERYKIALGLASALLYLHEEWEQCVVHRDVKPSNVMLDAEFNAKLGDFGLAKLVDHDGDSTTTVLAGTRGYMAPEYAFTGRACKESDVYSFGVVILEIASGRKPIALKYGEMNLVEWIWKLYGIRMHLNAADERLKMEFDEQQMECLLIVGLWCTYPHYELRPSIRQAINVLKFDAPLPILSPNVPLPTFFHPPQVDVSNLYSSHPNIPSSSIESQS from the exons ATGGCTCTGTCCAActctagaactcttcttcccACTCTCCAAATCTTGGTTTTCCTCTTCCAATTCTCATTCATCCTAATCCCCCTTGCCAGCCCACTCTCCTTCAACTTCTCTGGTAGTTCTCTGGACAAACCAAACCTACGTTACCAGGCCGATGCCTTCTTCGATGGCACCGTCATCCAGCTCACTAAGAACCAAGCCGACTCTTCCCCTTCCTCCCTTCAAAGGAGTGTAGGCAGAGTCACATATCCTGACCCAGTCCTCTTCCATGACAACACCTCAGTCATCAACTTTTCTACGTGTTTCTCCTTCAAGATGGGCGACTTCAGCAGTAGTGCAAGTGCCGATGGGCTCGCCTTCTTCCTCTCGCCGTATCCTTCTGAGATCCCGGAGAATTCATATGGTGGGACTCTTGGTCTGTTTAGTACTTTTGGTGCCAACAAAACCAGAAACAATACAATTGTGGCCATCGAGTTTGATAGCTTCAAAAACGTTGAATACGACGATTCAAGCTCCAATCATGTGGGAATCGACGTCCACACCATCTTTTCCGTGGCGCATGTGGACTTGCAAGCTAGCATCAGACAGCATGTCTTTGATGCATGCGTTTGCTACACTGCTAGTACTAAAAATTTGAGTGTCTCTCTTCGAAATACCTCAGATGCTACGAGGTATTGGAGCATCTCTCATGTTGTTGACTTGAGGGAGGTCTTGCCTGATAAAGGAGTCATTGGCTTCTCAGCTGCAACAGGTAACAAGATCGAGTCCCATCGCATTCGATCGTGGAATTTCTCTTCCACGGATTTGGATCAAACCAACTTGAGTCATTCAAACTATAAAGCCTTGGCGTCCGCCATTGGCGCTGGGGTCGTAGCATGTGGGTTTGGTTTTGTATGTGTTTTCAGATATCGTCAATGTAAAAAGGGCAGCTCAGCGACGGAACAAGTAGTGGAGATGACCATCGATTCATTGATCAATGATGCATTTGAGAGAAGTG GGCCAAGGAGAATTCCTTACAGTGTACTTGTGACTGCAACCAAAAATTTTACAGAGGAGGGGAAGCTTGGGGAGGGAGGATTCGGGGGCGTCTACAAGGGAGCATTGCGTGGCTCGAATCTCGAAGTGGCCGTCAAAAGGATATCCAGAGGTTCCAAGCAAGGGACCAAAGAATACTTATCAGAAGTCACCATCATAAGTCGGCTAAGGCATCGCAATCTTGTGCAGCTGGTTGGCTACTGTCATGAAAAGAATGACCTGCTGCTTGTCTACGAGTACATGCCCAACCAAAGCCTTGATTACCATCTACGCCACAAGGAGAACTTGCTTGCATGGCCAGAGAGGTATAAGATTGCTTTGGGATTGGCCTCCGCGTTGCTCTATCTTCATGAGGAGTGGGAGCAGTGCGTCGTCCACAGAGATGTGAAGCCAAGCAACGTGATGCTGGATGCAGAATTCAACGCTAAACTCGGCGATTTTGGTTTGGCAAAGCTTGTGGATCATGATGGCGACTCCACAACCACAGTGTTGGCAGGGACCCGGGGATACATGGCACCTGAATATGCCTTTACAG GTAGAGCTTGCAAAGAGTCCGATGTCTATAGCTTTGGAGTAGTAATATTAGAAATTGCAAGTGGTAGAAAGCCAATTGCATTAAAGTATGGTGAAATGAATTTGGTTGAGTGGATTTGGAAGCTTTATGGGATAAGAATGCATCTAAATGCAGCAGATGAAAGGTTAAAAATGGAGTTTGATGAGCAACAAATGGAGTGCTTGCTAATTGTTGGGCTATGGTGCACTTACCCACATTACGAACTAAGGCCATCAATAAGGCAAGCTATTAATGTTCTGAAATTTGATGCTCCACTACCGATTTTGTCACCTAATGTGCCTCTTCCAACTTTTTTTCATCCTCCTCAAGTTGATGTCTCTAATCTTTATAGTAGCCACCCTAATATTCCAAGCTCATCAATCGAGTCACAAAGCTGA